The stretch of DNA GCCCTGGGAAGTGAGAGGCTGCAAGCGTGATGCTGCCTGGCTTCTTCAACAATATGGAAAGTTACCTAGGACAACGTTATTTGTATTCTAGAGAGTGCACTGGCCTTCTGTCCCTCCGGCTGACCGAATACTGGGGTGAGCTACACCTGCGCTACGGGAGGCGGCACGATTTCACAACGCACAGACAGCACGTACCTGCTCTGCGTGTGCCGCGACCTCGTGGGGATCCCCTTGCCGATGCAGAATTTAAAGGCTACAGCAAGTTGTGTCCTCCAGACCTTTGGTTTAAGGACAGAGCTTTCCCCGATCTAAGAGCGGCAGGATCCGGCCCAGGGCAAATAGCTGCTCATGCGGGTAACTCAGCACTTACGCAGTCGTTCCCAGCTGGGAAGTTGGGCTCCAGTTTAGCTGGGCATAATGctatagagattttttttaatattttaaaagcaatatttttgtaAAGAGATGATACTGTCTGGCCAGCCACAACATGGTATTAAATTGCCTGGACTGTGATAGCAGCAAAGAGGAGTTGCCATGAAATGCTGTGCTGTTCCCAACTGTGCATGTGTGGTTTGGTGTACTTTTGTGATGAGAAATGCAAACCTGCCCTACTTGGTTTCCATAGCTGGCTTACAATACATGTACGACAGGCGGGGTGAGCAGCAGCATGCACGGTCCCACATGCACGGGACCACGGAGGTGCAGTGAGGAAGCGCTGGTTAACGCCAACGTCGAATCCGAGGaaggttttttccttccctccctgccccaacAGCATCTCTTTGGGCTCTACCCGGCCCGTGTGCCAAGAGCCTGCCCTGCCGTTCCAGTTGTCTCAAAACTACGTGAAAAAGCTAAATCTCTACTAGGTAAAAACGGTGAGCGGTGGGCTGGGAGGGGGGCTGAGGGTGGGTTTTGCTTTGCTCATTGGGGCAAGACTGgggtatttttctctttttttttctgtcactgaaaaaataaaacagtccACTGTCCAGCAGAGGCTGCTTAGACTCTATCCCTGCGTTCCCCACAGCTCACTCGACGTGCACCTCTGTCTCAGGCCTCTGCAAACACAGCTCGCTCGGCAGGAAGGCTCCCTGGCCGAGGGCCGTGGCGTAAGTTCTACTGTGCACGTGGGTAAAACCAGGGGGCACAAACCCCCCTCCTCCCACGTAGCCCCCTCTTTGGTGCTGAGGCATGGTATGGTAATCCTCCAGATTATCGTACTGGGACACCACAGTCATAGCGCTTTGGCGTTTCCCCAGGGTTTGGTAGGGGTACAGGAGGGCAGAGTCCCTCTCCGTGCTTTCGGGGTGCTGCATTCGGAGGCTGTGGCTCCGTTCGGGTTTGGGCGGCGGTGCCATGGGCGAGGCAGCGTGTTCCTCTTCTTTATAGCAGTCTCTGGAGTGTTTCTCCGTGGACGGGGTCGGTCTGGTTCGAGACCTCTCCAAATCCAGCCTCTCCTCCACCAACCTCACCTCCTTGTGGTTCAGTCTCAGGGTCTCCTGGTTCGCCGGGACGTACTTCCCACCTGAGTGCTGGTAACTGATGGGCTCGGGGGGCTCAGGACCACCTTTAGGTCTGTACTCGGGGTAAGGGGGCCCATTTTTGGGTTCGGAAGGCTGCCTGTGGCTCGCGTCTTGCTGCAAGTGCGTCCGGTGCTCGCTGGCGTTGCAGCCCGGCTCGTGCCCCTTCCTGTTGCGGACGCTGCTCTGTTTTTGGGGAAGGGACGGCTTCTCCGCCTGCCCGTTCCCGTATGCTCCTCCGTGGTAGTGGCTTCTGTCCGGCTCCGGCTCGGGGTGCTGCATGTAGTAACGTTCATCCCCCTCAGGCGTAGCCGCTTTGGCCGGGTacctcccctccttcccttccgCCACGGTGAGGAGACCAGTTTTCCCAGGATCCGATTTGCTGCGCAAGTGAATCACGTCCAgtccccccagctcctcctgcagcacaggggccACATTGTCATACTGGGACATCACTGGCCCTTTGGCCTTCTGGCGTGTGCGGCTCTCCCTCCGGATGGACTGCATGCGGTACTTCTCCATGTCCTCCAGGTCCCACGACATGTACATGTGCTTGATGTCCGGGGCAGGAGGCACATCTCTGCTGATGAAGCTGTGCTCTTTGCCTGCCAGGTGGCCGATGAGCCCCGCCCGGGGGTAGGCAGACAGGCTGGGATAGCGGTACAGACCTTTGCTTTGCAGCCGGGACGCGTAGGACGCAAAGTCTCGGCTGGGCAGGGGGTGGAAAGGTCTGACCCGCACTGTGCTGTAGGGATCCAGGTCGTAAAAGCTCCCGTCGGCTGCGGTGTAGtaagaggagctggaagagcTGGAATAAGGACTGTACCGGTAATGCACCCGCCCGTTCTCAAAATAAGGCTGCAGCTGAGTGACGTGGTAGTCAGAGTGGGGCTGATATGGCTTGTATTGATAAAGCGGCCGCGGGCAGTACACCGGCTCGTCGTCCGGAGGCACCTCGGTCCGCGAAATGGGGACGGAGCGGATGGCTGTGGCGGCAGGGGTGGGGACGTGCAGCGACTGAACCCTGCGGATAGTGGGGTACGGAGGAGCGTCCTCAGCGTAGCCAGCATTGCGCAGACCCGTGGGGCTCACGGAGGACACGAACTCTGTCCGGCTGCGAGGTTTGGAGTGGAGAGCTGGGGTGCTCTTGCCTTGGTTCATGTAGCTGTTGTAGCGGGCGGCCGCGGGTGTCTCTGAGCGAGGCGGGTAGGCTGGGTGTGGGTCGGGTTTGCTGTGGTAGGAGAGGTGAGGAGGAACGCTCTCGGGTCTGTACTGATGGATGGAGGTCGGCTTGTGGTGCAGGTAGGTGTCTGGACCAGAGGGCTCGGGGATGCTCTCGGGTTTGGGATGCGGCACGTACACGGGCTGCTGGGACGCGTGCTTAGGTGGtggaggcggcggcggcagcagcgctTCCTCCACGGAGGAGGCCAGCATGGAGGAGGACAGGAAGGCCTGATAATTGGAGTTGTTGATGGCGTCCGCGTTGCTGGAGTGCATGGCGGCGGCGATTTTGCTCTCCAGCGTTCTCACGGGCGGCACAGGAGGCGTGAAGCTGTAGGAGGAGTGAGTGGGGACGGACTCGGAGCGCAGGTGCAGCGGGGGAGCCCTGGTGGTCTCCCGAGGTTTCTCCAGGTGGCTCTGGTGGCCCGTGGGCACGGAAGAAGAGCAGCGGGCGGTCGAACTGTTTTCGGAGACAAAAACAGGCGTGGGCTCAGGTGGCTTTTCGGGTGCAGTTGTGCCCCATACCTATAGGGAAGAAACAGGTAGAAGTTACAAGGAGGCACCCCAAATCTGTAGTTAAAATCTCACAAATGCTTGTACAGATTAGTTCAATGTAAGTTGTTTATTCTGCGCTGTGGAGATTTTGTTAGGAGTGCTGTGTTAGGTGGTCTGCTCATAAATGTATTATACTCGTCCTAATGAAAGTGTACCTGGATTTCAACTCCTGAGGAGCTGACGAAGCAGTGTAACACAGCAGAAATCCCTTCCTGAAATGTGCCTGTGGTGCCCAAGACAGGCTGCAGGTGTGCATGGTTCAAGGgcagcaatctggatttctgaGCGGACATTTCCACAACTAACACTCGCACGTGGAATCTGACCTGCTTTCCTAAAGAGGATGTTGGAAGAGGATTTTGTCAGCCCCCCAGAAGAGAGGATGCAAaaattcttccttgtttctgGCACTTTTAAACTGGCATTCCCTGCATCAGACACCCCCAGCGGatgctttttctccttaaaactgAGGTATATTGGGATACAAGCTGTGCATGGACACTGTGCTTGCAAAAACACGCAAGGCCGGGAGGACACATCCACGTACCTGATTGGAACTACTTGGTGCTTTTGCCGAGGCCGCTGGCACTTGTCCCGTTGCGGACTGGTGGTCCTGCCTGTGTGCCGGGGCGGGCTGGCTGGCGGTGCGCGGTGCGGCTGTGACAGGGACATCTGCCAGACCCACTGGCCCGCGGCTGGGCTCAGTCGCTGTTTGGATAGTTGTTAAATACGGCATCGGAGCCGAGGCGCTTTTCTCCCCGGTGGCTGCAACAGGAGAGGGCTGAAGTTTGTCATCGGCTGTGCAGGCAGGAAGGTGCTGCTTGTCCCCAGAGGTGCAGGGATGGATTTGGGGCTTATCTACAGCCAGGTCTGGTGTGGGTGCTTCCCAGTCAGGCAGTGCAGCTGGAGCATGGTGGGGTTtgtgctcccagtccccagcGTGGGAGGGGATGTGATCTTTGTCCCCCAGTTTACCAGGATGGAAGCCGGActgctcctgctccccatcTCTGCTCCCGGCCACATCCCCCGGGTCCCGGTTTCCAGGTGCCCCCGGCGGGTGGTTCTGCTCCCCGGGTGCGCCGCTACCTTGGCAATCCTGCTCTACTGGTGCCCCAGTCTGGAAGTGAAGTCGGTTCTCGGGCAGACTGGTGTACAGGTGGAGCTTGTCCGGAGCACCGGCAGAGAGATGGAGCTTTTCTAGAGCTGTGCCAGCTTCCGTCTCTCCGTAATTTGTGCTTTCAGAATGAGCATCTCCTGGCCTTTTCTGGGACTGGGCGGACGCTTGCTGCGCGGACTCGGCTAACGCTAGGGCTAGCATGCGCGCCGCGTTTttcggaggaggaggagggataAGAGACACAGAACTGACGGGAACAGGATCCTGGGGGGAGTCGAGGGCAACTGCTCCTAATGGGGGGAAAATTGAGAGAGAGAGTGATTGTACGTTACCCAGTAAGGAGAGTGACCTAACCTTAACGACTATTATAGAAAAATAGATGCTTTCCATGCTTTCACAGTGGCAATTCCTTCTGATGTGAAACACTGTCTCACATGCAAACGCTGCTCAATAGCACAGCAGTTTATCacgagaaggaaaaaaaacacaagagatTGTCTAAAGGCTCCTCTTGCATTTCTAGAGAGGTAGGAAGTAGGTAGAAGAGAATGAGATACCCTTACGCAATTTTGATCATAAGGTTTTAGATGAAAAGGTCCTTTCTTCAAGCGTTGgcagatttttaatttaaaaatgaaaagtctTAGATGGTCTATTGGCTGAAATGATTTAGAAGGACATGCTACAGATTTTCACATATGACAGGATGGGGGAACAAAAAAGAGGTATTCAAAGGATTATGGAAACTTATCTGCGATCTGTGTGATGTAGGGAGAAGGCAGAGGTTAAGACCTTACTGATCTGCACAGCCCTGCAAGACACTTGTGATCAGAACCGACGGGCAATCCCCTCTCCTAAAAGGCACGCAGAGGAGGATGTTTCTGAGAGCAGGTCCCCTTTGGAACTTAAAGAAAGAATGGAGGAAAATGCACTGTACCTGGCTGTGTGTGTCCAGTGGGTACAGTCTTATTCTGACTGCTCGATATTGGTCTCTCCCCTTCTTCTGGCACCTCTGCCTTGCCAGCAGCCACTAGCTGGGCGTGCTGGAGCTCCTGGTGGGCTCCTTCCCCTGCTCCTGTGTCACTGTTTTTCAGGGGCAAGGACATCTGGGTTGGGGACCTGTTTGTGATTTCGGCGATGCCAAGCCCTTTGCTCCAGCTGGAAGCAGAGGAGTTTCTGGCCGCGATGGACGCTCCTCCAATTGATTCTGACAGGCGGCTGGGCAGCGTGAAGGAGACGGGTTCTGACGTGGGCAGCGGCGGAGATTTGAGGGGCTTTCGGCCCACCTTGGGCGAGAAGGTGTGAGGTTTGCAGGCTGTCTCTTCTGTGGGGCTCAGGTCCAGAGTAAAGAAGGGACTCATCTTCTCTTGGAAAGGGGAGACTGGCTCAGAGCTCGTGGCACTGCCTGGTGTCTGGGACTGGCTGCCTGATTCTAAATCCTTCTTTAGCAGGCTCGGCTTCTCCTTATTAATGCCGACTGATTCCAGCAGGGAGGTGCTGCTGTCCAGGCACTCGGACTCTGCTTGGGGTGGGCTGCACTGGAAAGACATTGGGTCAAAATCCAGGCTGGCGACTCCGATATCTGGGGGGCTCAGGTCGACATCTTCGGCAGATCGAGGAGAAATCAGGGCAGGAACATGGATGAGCCCCTCGTCCCCATCGCTGTCGTCGTGGGGCAGGTTGTCGTAAGAGTTGCAGCGATTCATGTTTCCTAAGAGCTCTCCGTTGAAGGAGGCGGACAGTGCGTCACTACTGGACCTGGGTCTTCTGGGTCGAAACAGTTTCGATTCACCTGGGAATGAACAGATACATAAGGGTTAGTCTCAAAACCTTACTGTACAGGAGGTGATGGGTTTGTGGTTTTAAAGCAGTCTCAAGGCTGTGTGTGAGATGCTCACCTGGTGAACTCTAATGTAAAAGTGCTATAGTTGGCAGCAACTGCTTATTACATTTGCTCAAACTCTTTTACAGCAGTTGTCAGGTCTGATCTAGTCTGAAACTAAGTTGTTTGTGCAAGCAAAACTAGCATAAGTGTGCTGTAGAGCTAAGGCTTTCTTAgaaagcatcttccttcctgATGCCATCTTTTCCACCTTAGAATAGAAAGGGGAGGTGGCAAGGCAAAAACGTAAGCAGTGCTGGCTATACAAAAGCAAGAGGTTTGCCTTTTTCAcctcagaaggaaaacaaagacctGAAGAACATTGCTCTGTGATACCCATACGTGTTGGGCAGCGGCAAGCTGCTTCATTAATTACCAAGTCCAGCTTTTACTGGATGGGTAGAAAATCTGCCCTGTTCACTATTTGCAGTCAGTAATGTCCAACCGCATCTTCTAATCCACACACATTAAAAGGCAGGTACAATTTTGTCTTACCATCAACCGCATGCAGAGAGGTGAGCGATTCTTCACTTTTGGCCGAGCGAAGGGTCCCGCTGTCTCCTCGTCCACCTAAGGAAACACAAGCGAGACAGTGAGAAGCTGAATTATAAAAACAGCTTATATGTGGCTATGGTGGCAGGAAGAAACAAATGGGTTTCTAGCAACAGTACCAGTGGCCTGGGAGTCACAgttctgcctttttgtttggAGGTTGGGTTTCTCTTGGTTTTGTCTTAACTCCAAAGCCTTTAGAGAAACGTTTATCTCATTCCACTGTTAAAAATCTTTCTTGTCTAAGGCAGATGTAGTCCTGCTGCACATGGCCCTGTAACGGTCCCTTTCAGACAGTCTTTAAGGACAGTCATATAATGTGTTTATTATACTGGAGACTCTGAGggttataattttaaaatggaacCAGGGAGAAGATGGGGATTTGTGGTGTTTTACCACAAAAGTATAttgttgctatttttaaatttggAAAGAGACAGCAAACAATATATGGAAACGGCTGAGAATTCAGAGTCTATAGACAAAGAatcccaggttggaagggaccacaatgCAGCTATAAAAGGCTGTTGGGTGCCTTCTCCAGTTAGAGTGGTACAGCTGGTGTGGTGAATGTGTTTGTGGAATAGCACCTTTACCTAGTTTAGTT from Columba livia isolate bColLiv1 breed racing homer chromosome 24, bColLiv1.pat.W.v2, whole genome shotgun sequence encodes:
- the ARHGAP32 gene encoding rho GTPase-activating protein 32 isoform X6: MCNMEGGSGAAALAFSASSTAACTAGTGGTGSNLNEAERMMKSSVHSEEDDFVPELQRSIHPRERPDWEETLSAMARGADIPDIAGELPLRTCGSTASMKVKNVKKLSFTKGHFPKMAECAHFHYENVDFGNIQLSLPEEQNEVTRNGCESKELVYLVQISCQGRSWIVKRSYEDFRVLDKHLHLCIYDRRFSQLSELPRSDALKDSPELVTQMLMAYLARLSAIAGNKINCGPALTWMEIDNKGNHLLVHEESSINVPAIAAAHVIKRYIAQAADELSFEVGDIVSVIDMPPKELTTWWRGKHGFQVGFFPSECVELINDKLPQSVTNSVPKPVSKKHGKLITFLRTFMKSRPTKQKLKQRGILKERVFGCDLGEHLLNSGHDVPQVLKSCTEFIEKHGIVDGIYRLSGIASNIQKLRHEFDSEQIPDLTKDIYIQDIHCVGSLCKLYFRELPNPLLTYQLYEKFSDAVSAATDEERLVKIHDVIQQLPPPHYRTLEFLMRHLARLADYCSITNMHTKNLAIVWAPNLLRSKQIESACFSGTAAFMEVRIQSVVVEFILNHVDVLFSSKLSSVIRDGAGHSSLSRPKSLLVSSPSTKLLTLEEAQARTQAQINSPIVADSKYIEVGEGPAALQGKFHTVIDFPSERKRPPSKMKKSPVGSWRSFFNLGKSSSVSKRKLQRNPSEPSEMKAIALAGGRGDSGTLRSAKSEESLTSLHAVDGESKLFRPRRPRSSSDALSASFNGELLGNMNRCNSYDNLPHDDSDGDEGLIHVPALISPRSAEDVDLSPPDIGVASLDFDPMSFQCSPPQAESECLDSSTSLLESVGINKEKPSLLKKDLESGSQSQTPGSATSSEPVSPFQEKMSPFFTLDLSPTEETACKPHTFSPKVGRKPLKSPPLPTSEPVSFTLPSRLSESIGGASIAARNSSASSWSKGLGIAEITNRSPTQMSLPLKNSDTGAGEGAHQELQHAQLVAAGKAEVPEEGERPISSSQNKTVPTGHTQPGAVALDSPQDPVPVSSVSLIPPPPPKNAARMLALALAESAQQASAQSQKRPGDAHSESTNYGETEAGTALEKLHLSAGAPDKLHLYTSLPENRLHFQTGAPVEQDCQGSGAPGEQNHPPGAPGNRDPGDVAGSRDGEQEQSGFHPGKLGDKDHIPSHAGDWEHKPHHAPAALPDWEAPTPDLAVDKPQIHPCTSGDKQHLPACTADDKLQPSPVAATGEKSASAPMPYLTTIQTATEPSRGPVGLADVPVTAAPRTASQPAPAHRQDHQSATGQVPAASAKAPSSSNQVWGTTAPEKPPEPTPVFVSENSSTARCSSSVPTGHQSHLEKPRETTRAPPLHLRSESVPTHSSYSFTPPVPPVRTLESKIAAAMHSSNADAINNSNYQAFLSSSMLASSVEEALLPPPPPPPKHASQQPVYVPHPKPESIPEPSGPDTYLHHKPTSIHQYRPESVPPHLSYHSKPDPHPAYPPRSETPAAARYNSYMNQGKSTPALHSKPRSRTEFVSSVSPTGLRNAGYAEDAPPYPTIRRVQSLHVPTPAATAIRSVPISRTEVPPDDEPVYCPRPLYQYKPYQPHSDYHVTQLQPYFENGRVHYRYSPYSSSSSSSYYTAADGSFYDLDPYSTVRVRPFHPLPSRDFASYASRLQSKGLYRYPSLSAYPRAGLIGHLAGKEHSFISRDVPPAPDIKHMYMSWDLEDMEKYRMQSIRRESRTRQKAKGPVMSQYDNVAPVLQEELGGLDVIHLRSKSDPGKTGLLTVAEGKEGRYPAKAATPEGDERYYMQHPEPEPDRSHYHGGAYGNGQAEKPSLPQKQSSVRNRKGHEPGCNASEHRTHLQQDASHRQPSEPKNGPPYPEYRPKGGPEPPEPISYQHSGGKYVPANQETLRLNHKEVRLVEERLDLERSRTRPTPSTEKHSRDCYKEEEHAASPMAPPPKPERSHSLRMQHPESTERDSALLYPYQTLGKRQSAMTVVSQYDNLEDYHTMPQHQRGGYVGGGGFVPPGFTHVHSRTYATALGQGAFLPSELCLQRPETEVHVE
- the ARHGAP32 gene encoding rho GTPase-activating protein 32 isoform X4, whose product is MCNMEGGSGAAALAFSASSTAACTAGTGGTGSNLNEAERMMKSSVHSEEDDFVPELQRSIHPRERPDWEETLSAMARGADIPDIAGELPLRTCGSTASMKVKNVKKYINPGLMGCDAFHRLSFTKGHFPKMAECAHFHYENVDFGNIQLSLPEEQNEVTRNGCESKELVYLVQISCQGRSWIVKRSYEDFRVLDKHLHLCIYDRRFSQLSELPRSDALKDSPELVTQMLMAYLARLSAIAGNKINCGPALTWMEIDNKGNHLLVHEESSINVPAIAAAHVIKRYIAQAADELSFEVGDIVSVIDMPPKELTTWWRGKHGFQVGFFPSECVELINDKLPQSVTNSVPKPVSKKHGKLITFLRTFMKSRPTKQKLKQRGILKERVFGCDLGEHLLNSGHDVPQVLKSCTEFIEKHGIVDGIYRLSGIASNIQKLRHEFDSEQIPDLTKDIYIQDIHCVGSLCKLYFRELPNPLLTYQLYEKFSDAVSAATDEERLVKIHDVIQQLPPPHYRTLEFLMRHLARLADYCSITNMHTKNLAIVWAPNLLRSKQIESACFSGTAAFMEVRIQSVVVEFILNHVDVLFSSKLSSVIRDGAGHSSLSRPKSLLVSSPSTKLLTLEEAQARTQAQINSPIVADSKYIEVGEGPAALQGKFHTVIDFPSERKRPPSKMKKSPVGSWRSFFNLGKSSSVSKRKLQRNPSEPSEMKAIALAGGRGDSGTLRSAKSEESLTSLHAVDGESKLFRPRRPRSSSDALSASFNGELLGNMNRCNSYDNLPHDDSDGDEGLIHVPALISPRSAEDVDLSPPDIGVASLDFDPMSFQCSPPQAESECLDSSTSLLESVGINKEKPSLLKKDLESGSQSQTPGSATSSEPVSPFQEKMSPFFTLDLSPTEETACKPHTFSPKVGRKPLKSPPLPTSEPVSFTLPSRLSESIGGASIAARNSSASSWSKGLGIAEITNRSPTQMSLPLKNSDTGAGEGAHQELQHAQLVAAGKAEVPEEGERPISSSQNKTVPTGHTQPGAVALDSPQDPVPVSSVSLIPPPPPKNAARMLALALAESAQQASAQSQKRPGDAHSESTNYGETEAGTALEKLHLSAGAPDKLHLYTSLPENRLHFQTGAPVEQDCQGSGAPGEQNHPPGAPGNRDPGDVAGSRDGEQEQSGFHPGKLGDKDHIPSHAGDWEHKPHHAPAALPDWEAPTPDLAVDKPQIHPCTSGDKQHLPACTADDKLQPSPVAATGEKSASAPMPYLTTIQTATEPSRGPVGLADVPVTAAPRTASQPAPAHRQDHQSATGQVPAASAKAPSSSNQVWGTTAPEKPPEPTPVFVSENSSTARCSSSVPTGHQSHLEKPRETTRAPPLHLRSESVPTHSSYSFTPPVPPVRTLESKIAAAMHSSNADAINNSNYQAFLSSSMLASSVEEALLPPPPPPPKHASQQPVYVPHPKPESIPEPSGPDTYLHHKPTSIHQYRPESVPPHLSYHSKPDPHPAYPPRSETPAAARYNSYMNQGKSTPALHSKPRSRTEFVSSVSPTGLRNAGYAEDAPPYPTIRRVQSLHVPTPAATAIRSVPISRTEVPPDDEPVYCPRPLYQYKPYQPHSDYHVTQLQPYFENGRVHYRYSPYSSSSSSSYYTAADGSFYDLDPYSTVRVRPFHPLPSRDFASYASRLQSKGLYRYPSLSAYPRAGLIGHLAGKEHSFISRDVPPAPDIKHMYMSWDLEDMEKYRMQSIRRESRTRQKAKGPVMSQYDNVAPVLQEELGGLDVIHLRSKSDPGKTGLLTVAEGKEGRYPAKAATPEGDERYYMQHPEPEPDRSHYHGGAYGNGQAEKPSLPQKQSSVRNRKGHEPGCNASEHRTHLQQDASHRQPSEPKNGPPYPEYRPKGGPEPPEPISYQHSGGKYVPANQETLRLNHKEVRLVEERLDLERSRTRPTPSTEKHSRDCYKEEEHAASPMAPPPKPERSHSLRMQHPESTERDSALLYPYQTLGKRQSAMTVVSQYDNLEDYHTMPQHQRGGYVGGGGFVPPGFTHVHSRTYATALGQGAFLPSELCLQRPETEVHVE